The following are from one region of the Deltaproteobacteria bacterium genome:
- the mtnP gene encoding S-methyl-5'-thioadenosine phosphorylase, with amino-acid sequence MSTIAIIGGSGLYELDGLEDVQEVTIDTPFGPTSDKLITGKLGGANLIFVPRHGRGHKHLPSEVPYRANIYALKQMGATWVLSVSAVGSMRKEIVPGHFVLPDQFIDRTSGRTQTFFGDGIVAHVSMADPVCPVLKAKVAESVRASGITLHENGTYMCMEGPAFSSRAESNMYRQWGVSVIGMTACPEVKLAREAELRYATLALSTDYDCWHEEEDDVNVESVLEILKRNTANVKVVLKHLIPELAKMPSDTTSPCDNALEHAIITNPDAIPEAAKEKLAPLVKRYLG; translated from the coding sequence ATGAGCACTATAGCAATCATCGGTGGCAGCGGACTCTATGAACTCGACGGTCTCGAAGACGTTCAAGAAGTTACCATCGATACGCCTTTTGGTCCGACGTCAGATAAGCTCATCACCGGTAAGCTCGGCGGAGCAAACCTCATCTTTGTTCCTCGCCATGGCCGAGGGCACAAGCATCTGCCCTCAGAAGTCCCGTATCGGGCCAATATTTATGCATTAAAACAAATGGGAGCCACTTGGGTTTTATCTGTTTCAGCTGTTGGCTCGATGCGTAAAGAAATTGTACCTGGCCATTTCGTTTTACCCGACCAATTCATCGACCGAACATCAGGCCGTACACAAACCTTCTTTGGTGATGGCATCGTTGCTCACGTATCAATGGCCGACCCTGTATGCCCAGTACTCAAAGCTAAAGTTGCAGAAAGTGTTCGTGCTTCAGGAATCACCTTGCATGAGAACGGTACCTACATGTGCATGGAAGGCCCAGCCTTTTCCTCACGTGCAGAATCCAACATGTACCGTCAATGGGGTGTATCCGTCATCGGGATGACAGCTTGCCCTGAGGTGAAACTCGCACGAGAAGCAGAGCTTCGTTATGCAACGCTTGCACTCTCTACAGATTATGATTGCTGGCATGAAGAAGAAGATGACGTCAACGTAGAGTCTGTTCTAGAGATTTTAAAACGAAATACTGCAAACGTTAAAGTTGTACTCAAGCACTTGATCCCTGAGCTGGCTAAAATGCCAAGTGACACAACCTCTCCCTGCGACAATGCTCTTGAGCATGCCATCATTACCAACCCTGATGCGATTCCAGAGGCGGCAAAGGAAAAGCTCGCACCACTCGTTAAACGTTACCTCGGTTGA